A section of the Aricia agestis chromosome 4, ilAriAges1.1, whole genome shotgun sequence genome encodes:
- the LOC121726140 gene encoding bilin-binding protein-like: MLSHCWVSEGIWYELGRYEYDIEVATSCVVVRTWPQGAGFVGESINVPSSSPEHLRGECNIVDDSGRGVLNFTLSSGGEAKKTRQLPKVVVIYNEGDNIINYSCLEDEANNKKEEFAWIFSRKPQIVGVEREDFISTIRSLDVLDINKFIWIDQSQCN; this comes from the exons atgctgtcccactgctgg GTTTCCGAAGGTATCTGGTATGAATTAGGCAGGTATGAGTATGACATCGAGGTGGCGACGTCCTGTGTCGTGGTGCGCACGTGGCCCCAGGGTGCCGGATTCGTGGGGGAGTCCATCAACGTCCCCAGCAGCTCCCCGGAGCACCTGAGGGGGGAGTGCAACATAGTCGACGACAGCGGCCGAGGAGTTCTGAACTTCACTCTGTCTTCTGGAGGAG AGGCGAAGAAAACGCGTCAGCTTCCAAAGGTAGTAGTAATCTACAACGAGGGTGATAACATCATAAACTACAGCTGCCTTGAGGATGAAGCTAATAATAAAAAGGAAG aattCGCCTGGATATTTTCTAGGAAACCACAGATTGTGGGTGTCGAAAGAGAAGATTTTATATCGACTATAAGGTCCCTCGATGTCTTAGATATCAACAAATTTATCTGGATAGACCAAAGCCAATGcaactaa